Below is a window of Gemmatimonadota bacterium DNA.
GGTCATGCTCGGAGAGGCCGCTGCCATCGAAGAGTTCGATGCCGCGGCTGATGCCGGTCACGGTCCGGATGTGCTGCATCAGGCGATCGGCCGCGCGCTCCGGCCCGCCACCCCAGAGGAGCATCAATTCGGCGCCGATGTTGAGCGAGCGAGTGTTGATCTCGTGCGCGATCGAGTCGAACGGCTGCGACACCACTTCGGCCAGCACCCGGCGCTCGCCGAAGCCGGGGGCGGAGATGGCCGAGGCCACCAGCCACTCGATGCCGGCCTGCTTGGTGGCGTACTGCCACGCCGCTTCGAGCACGGCGGTCGGATCGGTGGCCACGGCCTGATACCGACGCGCCCCGGCACGGCTGCCAATGGTGCCGCTGACCAGAAAACGGCCACCGGACTGCGGGGTGACGCGAATCTTGGCGCGGCTTCCGGCGACGGTCTTGACGGTGCTGGTTACCAGGGACGCCATTCCGGCAGGAGCGTCGGCGGCGATGATGGCGCGCGCACCGCTCCGCGCACCCGGCAGGACGGAAAATTCGACGAGGTTTTCGTTGAGGGTCACCGGGCCGACCATCGGGGCGTAGCTGCGGCCACGGTGGCGGGCGGCCCAGGCGGCGGGGAAGACACTCCGCGCCTCGCCGGCACCACTGGTGACGCTCAACGGACCGATCAGGCGGCGGACCCCGATCGAGGCGAGCTGCTGGGCCAGGGCGGAGAGCGTCGGGCCGGTCCGGTCGCGCCGTTCCAGGGTCGGATCGCCATTCAATTCCAGTCCCCAGCGCCCTTCCCAGGTGCCGGTGGCCGGATTGACCCGGCCATCACCTACCACCCGGGTGGCCCGGCGCGCATCGGAACCAACCATCGTCCGTGCAAAACCCGTGGTCAACAACTTGACGGTCGAGGCGGGGATCAGCGGCTCTTCGGCGTTGATCGACCAGAGCACCTGCCCCGATTGGTCCGCCACGACCACGCCCCAAGTCCCCGGCGCGCTGCGCTTGGCACCGAGGTACCACGATTCCAGTCCCGGCGTCAGCGGGCCGCCGTCCTGCGCCCGGGCGACTGCCGGAACGGCAAGGAGGAGACAGAGGATCGTGGCGCGAGGGTTCATGAGGTCTCTAGGTCTGCAAGATGCGTGCGGTTTCCCGGTCAGGTACCGAGGTGAAACATCGAACGGTCGCTGAGTGGGGTGGTGCATCCAGATGCGCCGGGCGGGCGAACCGGGGGATACCAACGCGGCCTCGGCCTGACCGGCCCCGCGTCAGCATCTGACCCCCTACGCAGGAGTTCGTCATGCAGTTCCGCAGCTCGTTCCGCCATGTCGCGGCCGCCGCCATCCTCGGCGCGGCCGTCGTCGCGCCGGCCCAGGCGCAGATGGATCATTCGAAGATGGGGAAGGACATCGTCGCCACCGCCGTCGCGGCCGGCTCGTTCAAGACCCTCGCCACGCTGCTGACCGAGGCCGACCTGGTCACGACGCTGCAGGGCGCCGGGCCGTTCACCGTCTTCGCGCCGACCGATGCCGCCTTCGCGGCGATCCCGGCCGAGGCCGTCGCCAAGCTCCGCGCCGACAAGGCGGCACTGACCAAGGTCCTCACCTTCCACGTCATCGCCGGCAAGATCACCGCCGCCGACCTGGCCAAGATGGCCGACAAGGACGGCTACATCACCGCCAAGACCGTCTCAGGGCAGACCCTGAAGCTGCACCTGGCCGGCAAAGCCGTGCACGTGAACGTCGACAAGGGTGACAAGGCCGTCGCGAACGTCACCACCGCCGATGTCATGGCGTCGAACGGGGTGATTCACGTGATTGACAAGGTGTTGATGCCGTAACGAGTCGTTAGTCGTTAGTCGTTAGTCGTTGGTCGTTGGTCGTTAGTCGTTGGTCGTTGGTCGTTCGTCGATAGGGTGCGTGGACTAGTCTCCAACCGTCACCCCTAATGACTAACGACCAACGACTAACGACTACTTCAGCACCATCTTCGCAATCGTCTGCAACTGCATATTGCTCGTCCCCTCGTAAATCGTGCCGATCTTCGCGTCGCGGAAGAACTTCTCGGCCGGATACTCCGTCGAATAGCCATAGCCGCCGAAGAGCTCGAGCGACTGTGAGGCGATGCGGTTCGCGACGGTCGAGGAGAAGAGCTTCGCCATCGCCGCCTCGCGGGTGAAGGGGAGGCCGGCGTCCTTGAGGCGGGCGGCGTTGTACACGAGCATCCGCGCCGCCTCGAGGTCGGTCGCCATCTGGGCGACCTGGAACTGCACCCCCTGGAACTCCGCGATCGCCTTCCCGAACTGCTTCCGCTCCTTGATGTAGCGGCAGGCGGCGTCGAGCGCGCCCTGCGCCACGCCGAGCATCTGGGCGCCGATGCCGATGCGTCCCTCGTTGAGCGTCTCGATCGAGATCTTGTAGCCCTGGCCCACGGGGCCGAGGACATTGGCAGCCGGCACGCGGCAGGACTCGAGGATCAATTCGACGGTGCTCGACGCGCGGATGCCGAGCTTCTTTTCGCGCTTGCCGATCGAGAAGCCCTCGAAGTCCTTCTCGACCAGGAAGGCGGTGATCCCCTTGTACCCGTTCTCCGGCGCCACATTCGCGAAGACGATGAAGAGCCCGGCCTCGGCGCCGCTGGTGATCCAGAACTTGCGGCCGGTCAGCAGCCAGTCGTCGCCGTCCTGGACCGCCTTGCACTCGAGGGCGAAGGCATCGGAGCCGGAAGCCGGCTCGGAGAGCGCGAAGGCGCCGATCAGGTCGGTGGTCATCCGCGGGAAGTAGCGCGCCTTCTGCTCGTCGGACCCCCAGCGGAGCAGGGCGTTGTTGACCAGGGTGTTGTGGACGTCGACGTAGATGGCGCTTGAAGCATCGACGCGGGCCATCTCCTCGATCGCGAGCGTGGCCAGGAAGATCGTCCCACCCGCGCCGCCGTACTGCTCCGGCACCTCGATCCCCATCAGCCCAAGCTCGAAGAACTTGGTGAGCAGGTCGGGGCGCATCTTCGCCTCGACATCCATCTCGTGCACGTAGGGGCCGATCTCCGTTTCCGCGAACTCCCGCACGGTCTGACGGAAGAGCTCTTCCTCCTCGGAGAGGATCGAGAGGGGTGCGGCGGCAGCGGTCAGCGACATGGGCGGAGCT
It encodes the following:
- the dacB gene encoding D-alanyl-D-alanine carboxypeptidase/D-alanyl-D-alanine-endopeptidase, whose protein sequence is MNPRATILCLLLAVPAVARAQDGGPLTPGLESWYLGAKRSAPGTWGVVVADQSGQVLWSINAEEPLIPASTVKLLTTGFARTMVGSDARRATRVVGDGRVNPATGTWEGRWGLELNGDPTLERRDRTGPTLSALAQQLASIGVRRLIGPLSVTSGAGEARSVFPAAWAARHRGRSYAPMVGPVTLNENLVEFSVLPGARSGARAIIAADAPAGMASLVTSTVKTVAGSRAKIRVTPQSGGRFLVSGTIGSRAGARRYQAVATDPTAVLEAAWQYATKQAGIEWLVASAISAPGFGERRVLAEVVSQPFDSIAHEINTRSLNIGAELMLLWGGGPERAADRLMQHIRTVTGISRGIELFDGSGLSEHDRISPIVFTTYLANFPQTAGGRNFAQLLPANGSGTLKSLRTGLPAAGVVHAKTGTLGNVSTLVGYLGRSEGTLLIAAMYNGRNPGAARQAQWKLFRTLGANGVVLPVDEPTGVGGP
- a CDS encoding acyl-CoA dehydrogenase — protein: MSLTAAAAPLSILSEEEELFRQTVREFAETEIGPYVHEMDVEAKMRPDLLTKFFELGLMGIEVPEQYGGAGGTIFLATLAIEEMARVDASSAIYVDVHNTLVNNALLRWGSDEQKARYFPRMTTDLIGAFALSEPASGSDAFALECKAVQDGDDWLLTGRKFWITSGAEAGLFIVFANVAPENGYKGITAFLVEKDFEGFSIGKREKKLGIRASSTVELILESCRVPAANVLGPVGQGYKISIETLNEGRIGIGAQMLGVAQGALDAACRYIKERKQFGKAIAEFQGVQFQVAQMATDLEAARMLVYNAARLKDAGLPFTREAAMAKLFSSTVANRIASQSLELFGGYGYSTEYPAEKFFRDAKIGTIYEGTSNMQLQTIAKMVLK
- a CDS encoding fasciclin domain-containing protein, which translates into the protein MQFRSSFRHVAAAAILGAAVVAPAQAQMDHSKMGKDIVATAVAAGSFKTLATLLTEADLVTTLQGAGPFTVFAPTDAAFAAIPAEAVAKLRADKAALTKVLTFHVIAGKITAADLAKMADKDGYITAKTVSGQTLKLHLAGKAVHVNVDKGDKAVANVTTADVMASNGVIHVIDKVLMP